The window gtagaaaaatagGGGGAAAAAGCTTCCATAAGTTTCTCTAAAATGGTTTAGATTCATGTCTAAAAGTCACAGCGTTGCCGAGCCGACACCTCACCTCGGGGGCGATGTAGTCGGGCGTGCCGCAGAAGGTCGTGGTGGTCACTCCGTTCATGATGCCTTCTTTGCACATGCCGAAGTCGGCCAGCTTACAGTGGCCTTCTGCATCCAACAGGATGTTATCCAGCTTCAGATCCCTGAGAGACAAAGACATAGACAGACAAGAATTAGCACCATCTGGTTTCCACAACAGTCGGGCTCACTGGGAGAAGTGAGCGTGCGATGTAGAAAAACATGAGAGCCACCACGTAATGCGATGAAGGTGTGAAACATGTTGTCATACACATTCTCTGAATCATTTGTGAAATTCCCTAATATTCCTTTCTATCAGGAGCACACCTCTAGGACAGGATAAATCCAgctcaaagtgtgtttttatcagttttccAACAACAGTTTAGGTTGTTggtggcaaaaaaacaaaacaaaatgagttGGTGTTGGGTGGGTTTACCTGTAAATGACTCCGTTACGGTGCAGGAACATGAGGGCTGAGGTGACTTCGGCAGCGTAGAAACGAGAGCGAGGCTCATCAAACTTCCTGGATCTCTGAATCTGGAACATCAGGTCTCCTCCGTTCACATATTCCATTACAAAGAACAAACGgtcctgaggagagagagagacacaagtTTGAGACAGAGAAGACAAAGATGCAGATAGACTATCagatatctgtgtgtgtgtgtgtgtgtgtgtgtgtgtgtgttgtggtccTACTCGTGTCTGGAAGCAGCAGTAGAGCTGGGTGAGGTAGGGGTGTCGGCGGGCGAGGGCCAGGATGCGCTTCTCGGTCATGGTGCAGTCAACGTCGTCGTCCTGCAGGATCACGTCCTTCTTCAGCACTTTGACGGCATAAACCTCCTCCGTCCCCTTCAGCTCCGCCAGCATCACCTGGAGACGGGAAGGAGGGGGAAGTTAACAAACTTTCCAAAAAAGATGAACAAACAGACTTCAACTTATAAAAAAGGATCCATACGCTGAAAAGACGGTAAAACACAGATGTTGggtgaaaaaaaactaatatatAATCTCAACTCCACACTGTGATGATTCTAATATTAATGATTTTCCACCTGAACAAACTTTTAATAAGTGAATTCCTcatatgtgaaaatgttttcattaccAAGACAAAAAGCAGAACTGAACTTTAACATCTGTACTCTACAATCAGCTTTATTATGATTCAGGTTTAGGAAGAGTCGACAGATGTGAATCACATCTGCGAATGTTTACATTGCAACACATGAGATAGAAATACTTTTTCATagtatttttgcagttttcatgTTATTATGGGTAAAGAGGATATGGAGCCTTTCAAAAAAATCTTATCATCTAATTTTTATAACTACATAAAGTGtgaaatcaaaattaaaaatcattGTTAAGTCAGGGGTtgcctgctttttttttctgagctacTCAGCTgtaatgataaaatgaaaaacacaatgaaaacaatgaacTATTTATGTTGAACAATCTAAAGAAATGCTGCATTTTGTTTACAATGTAAATTATGACATGGTCaattttttattctctttaaaGCAGCAAGAACTGATTTTAGAGAAGCtgtaaacataacattaaaacattatcaCCTTATAGTGTTGATATTGCGGACATGTTAGTGGACAAATCagcatggagcaacattagcattaatttggagtcCCATATTTATactccttttagctttgttttgatcTCCACTAACttctgagagaaatatctggctctttaggtGCTAAATTCTCAACTGTGTTCAACATATAGTCACTAACTTTATCTGTCTGCCGTTTGGTGCTCAGCAGGTAGCTTTGAGTCACTTTTTCAAAGCTTCTTTGCTTAGAAAAGCTGCTGGAAATGAGTTTAGTtagagcggtgagagtgaacgAGTAAAGTTGccaaaacaacgagctgaaGAACGCCTAAAATCTTTGTAGAgttgaggggaactgcagagtcaggtgctAATACTCTGCGGGTTTGTCACTACGAATAACactttttacattatatatttgaTGCATTGTTGATGaataaaagtattgattagtgcagctttagtGTTAACCACAACCGCACATGAGACAATATTTTcattgctttttgtttgtgaatgttAACAACTAAAAAAAGTTGTAAAGTAGCAAGAAGACTGGTTTATAGCTTGGTATTATATGTAACGTGTGTGGTCTTATATTCCCTCACTTAATAATAATTCAGCACTTATCAATAATTGGGAACCCTGGTGAACAAggcgaaaaaaaaaacataacggTTACTATTATAAACATAATGAGcaatacacaaataaacatccCCCTCAAACGCCTTGTCTGCGCCGTCGCACCTTGCCGAAGCTGCCTTTGCCGAGAACTTTGATAAAGTTGAAGTCCTTGAGGCTCCTCCTCTGGCTCTGTCCGTTCTCCCTGACtcccgaggaggaggaggaggaagaggaggtggtggagttggaggaagaagaggaggaggagtgttgGGGTCCCTGCTGGTCCAGTGACAGCGTGTCCTGCAGGCGATCTAACTGTGCCAAGTCTGTGGGTGTCAGAAGCGGATCAGACATCAGTGAAACAGCCTGACTGCTTTTTTTCCTGTCAGCGTTCAACTcgttatgcaaaaaaaaaaaaaagattttcttgCTGATTACTTTTCtattaaactttaaaaagtgaaaatcgCATCCTCTGTTAAAACCTGGAATGAGTCAGTTACATTTATATCTGACCAGGGTGATTTAATAGCAGCGGTGACCGgcgttaaaataaaaatgggaaTCCTTCCACGCAGTGAAAGTTAACTTTTAATTTCTCAGCTTGCAAAGTGTGAGAAGATGACTAACTGTGACAGCCAAATGGTGGTGGGCAGCGGACTATAATTCTTAGATAATTCAAGTTCAGTCTTACATCTTCAGTACACGGACAATAACACATTTAactacttatttttaaaaaaggagcaaCAATATTATCACTGAAATCAAAATACTACCCCTTACTGGTaaaattaacatattaaaaccACATGCTGATAAGAACTCATCTCAAAGGGCTTTGAAATATCTGCGTGTTTGTgtcaaatttgtgtttttttaatcgtgtgtgtgtgtgttgtgttcaaTGTTACCCTGCTGCGAGGGGGAGGTGGGGACAGCTGGCTGGCTGAAGCTGTTGTCCTCAGTCTGAGAGAGCTCAGGAGGAGACTGGGGAGGGTCCTGCCCTGGAGTCaactgtagagagagagagacaacattTATCATTCCTCTTAACTTCAGTCATGAGTCGGGGAGCCTTGAGGTGAATCTCAAGTTTCTCAGCTGGAGCgtgtgactttatttttttctccgtGCATCATCgtccacaaaaaaaacagaaaagcctGAGCTGGCTAAATATTTTTTGGAAACCTCGcctttacagctgcaactaacgattatttttatcatcaattaatctgctaattattttcttgactaattgtttaattgttttgtccaagaaaagcattaaatagtcacatatgagaagctgaaaccagttaATTGTTGGCACTTTTGCTTTAGAAAACAACCAAATTGATTAAATAGTTGacaattttctgttgatcaatgaCTTGATTAATGAcctaatcactgcagctctacttATCTTGTCTTAATAATTTCTCAAATGAAAGTTTGGAAGTATTTTCAGCATCCTAaagagagttaaatgagaagattgataccacgcTCATCttactctcagcaagaaagcaaagaaatatatttcccaaaatgtcaaactactcttttactcttttaaaaatgtcaaacattggCAAACCACCTTTATTCAGTTATGCTACCTGGGCAGATGCACAAAGCTAAGACACTAATATATCCTATTAAAGCTTTGGCTCGGTGTGATCTTCAACACATGTGCCGCTTCTGTCCTTTTACTTTTATCATGTCTTATTTACATTACTATGGACATGTCTCAAatattatttgcatctgtaatACATTGACTTCTAAATGCAGGATGACCCAGAATGTGCAGCCAAACACGGGCAGGTACCAGCGTCTAGACTGGAGTTTCTCATTATTCCAGAGGCTAGCGATGAAAAGGCATCAGTATTAATATTCAATATATCTAAAAACAAACCATCTGGGTTAGTAATGAAAAGAAGAGCTTCAtagcaattttaaaaaaaaggactaAATCCACCTCcaaatattaaaattgttgGACTGAACTGCTGAATCAGATTTGACAGGTACAGCTTGGTGCTTCCTGCTGTCATGTTTCAAATGTTACTCTTAATAATGAGAGTAACTATATTTGTGTGGGGCCGAACATGCAGCGCCGCAGTGAGAACGACTGGTTACCTTCCTCCTGCGCTGTGCGGTGTTGGAGATCTTGTCAGGTGTGACTCCCAGGTCAGACAGGACCTTAGCGATTCCTCGGGCGTCCACACCACAGTTAGGAGCTACATTGGTCTCACACCGCCTGTGCACATTCATCTTACACACTGCaaggacaaaaaaacacacacaaaaatggtTCAGGTTAAACGTAAGAAAGCTGTCTGACTTTCTTTCTGGTATTTCACTTTGGAAAGGTTCAGCTTAGTCTCTAAAATTGATTTTGtgcacaaaacagcaaaaatgttCTCAAACTATGTATCTCAAAatgttaaacctgcattaactgagtTTTTGGCCActgaaacaagttgtgaacacaacagaaATACAGTATCAACACCTTTTGATAAGCTGATATGTTGTTGTGAGCAAACAGTTGGTTATTTACGCATCCAGCAATTACAGATTgatattatcattcatttggagctGTGTTCTTGTCCAcatggtgaatgtaagtccaatatccactctcttttagctctgtatttggtctctatcaactcctgagggaaatatctggctctttagctgctaaacgctccactatgttcaccagctagttgccaactgtgtctgtttgtcatttggtgctgagcaggtagtgtaaagtgggttttggagctttttcactaaaagcagctgcctgctgtgttaGAAAACTATGCTacgagagcactgagagtgaaccaaaacgtTAAAGTTACAGTCGGATAGCAGAGCAGAAGAGTCACTAATAAGTCTCTGTATGTTCATCACTACAGACAacacctctgacattacacactgtcatttaatacattgttattataaaaaaaaaaaattatggaCGCTTTTAAGAAATCTTTTAGAGGAAAATCCTGGATCTGTTTCAAAAACGTCCATCAAGTTTTTGAGATATAATGATATGTAAGAAACAAAAAGGACCAAAAACATCTTCTTAGTGGAGATAAAAACTGCAATGAAAGTCATTTATCAATACAgttaattgataataataaataataacataaaatggTGCTACATTGTGCCTTTATAAACtaaattaacatttatataaacatattttttttacagtactTGTGTCCCTGAGCAGCTCTAAATGTCTCCCCCCGTGAGATCAAACTGTAAATTCCCCACTGTACATGAACTCACCTTTGCACTGCAGGCCCTGCCTCATGAGTCCCCACAGCAGGGAGCCACAGTGGTCACAGAAGGTGGGAACCTTGTAGTTGTGGATACTGAACTTATGGGGCATGTTAACACTGAACCGCTGTGAACCCACCTACAgagggagacacacacaaacacaacaaacacaacaagcacacacacacacacacacacacacaaacagtgttaCAAAGAGGTCACTGTCGCATTATCGGAGGAATAATGCATCTGGCTGAAGTGTTAATACACAGTGTTCCCATGTTACCTTAAGAGACCCAGATTTATTAATGTAGAGGATGAGTATGACATGCAATAAACAGTTTATTAACAAATAATGAATGTTGAAGGGGACAAattcatctgtatttttaaaaactgagctGAAATCCCTTCATTTCCGCTCCATGTGTCTTTGgatgtttgcgtgtgtgtgtgtgtgtgtgtgtacctcctCTGGTGTGTCCTCCTGCTTCTTCATCCCAGCACACTTGGTGATGATGAGCTCATGGCAGCGCTTGTGGACGACACACGTACACACTGGAAGCACAGCGTCAAACATCAGGCATAAATTTAAGTCTAATAAAGTTTGGGACATCCAACATGTTAACAGCCTTCATCCACTCAGGCAGCAACAGATTAACAACATGCACTTTATCAAAACAGagctgagttttgtttttttttaatgatgtgtcTATTTTTCCTAAACAGCAGATATgaagaataaataaactgataacATCCAACCGACCAATCTTCTCTTCTCTAGTGATTGTGATGTAATACTGTTGCAGCTAGTGATGCATTGATCTGATTCGCTGGTTTAGTATCCGTGACAATACTGACCTTATTAAAGGGACTGGGTATCGGCCAGATGTGACCAACCTAAATTAAGtgtcaatataaaaatgtaacgATGCGATTCTCTAAAACAATATAATTAAAATCTACAAAAGCCtaaaaagagtgtgtgtgtgtgtgtgtgtgtaccaacATCTCCATTTAAgtgttagttgcagcctcacacacatatagaaGAATGATCCCAACAAGATTAGAGTTTTAGTATTGAAATCTGTATCCAGAGACAAATTATGTGGTCCCTCGTTGTACCTTATACATATTAAATCACCATCACTAACATTCTGTCATCATTCATGTCCTTTACTAAACTTTCAAATATAAACTAGAAGAAAGAATGACACTGATGTGACTTGACTATGACTTCCAAAATGATCAGAATtatcaatatttctatatttatatataccaTAACTATTATAGAGGAAGCATAACCCACTCAGCAGACAAAACATTGAAATTAGACAATTCTGCAAAAACCTGGATTATATttaatgctgatgttttttaaCTAATCATTTCTACAGTGTGGTGAAagtgtggttaaggttaggcgACTAAAAGTATGTGAGTGGTTAAGCCGACATAATTTGTTAGCGGTAACTATGCGGAAGTATTTTAAAGTGCCACCGACAGACCAattagatgctggctccaattATAAAAGCGTCCACTTCCCTCTTAAAATGCTAAAtcttttcaacaagtcattatggcctaaatcattaaattcaggccatctaataagtgtgctgctggtcattttggaaatgatttctccgttaaataagatttgaagactcaTAataggctttgatgtctgctgcgTGGGCGTTAATTGGCAGGTTGTGAGCCCTAATCCCCGGCGCTAAAGCTGAAAACATTAGATGCCCGTCCACCACACCCTTACCTCTCGCCATGTTACATAAACTGCACAACTTCCTGCATCTGCTCTGATCGCCAGCAATGAACGTACATTGTGTGTTCTGCAGAATTTGTCCGATATAactgtaattctttttttttggaagaatgAACATTTGCATCCactgaaggagaagaaacacaTGCTAAGAATATGTACGACTGGGTTTTTAATACTGTTATGTATTCTTGTGGATGTCGGTGTAACACGGTGCATCTGTGGCTCTCGGCGATGGTGGCTCGCGACCAAATCACAGCTGTCATTCAGCAGCGTGTAGCCTAATCCCTCTTATGTTCTAATGCTTAAATAATAGATGATGTGTAATGTTACTGGAGAAATTGGAGTCCGCCAGAGAAAAGTACTCACCCTGACACTGGTATCCCTGCTTCCCGAGCACGCCCCTATCagatcacaaacacacaggagtCAGCGTTTCAATCAGGTCGATTTAACGTAACATCACAGCAGGTAAGGCGTGTCggacatatgtgtgtgtgtgtgtttgtgtaagcgTTTCCTACCAGATAAAATCTCTGCAATGTGAGCAGTAGGTAGGTTGTCTCAGGTAGGTGGCCATGAACTTGTGTCCGTTGACTTGATGGACGCGTCTTCGGACCGCCCCCTGCCGCCGGCGAGGACCGATCCTCTCTCGAAACACTCGCTCCTCATTCTCATTGGTTCCTGAggctgtgggggggggggtgaacaCAAGACACAAGTTTATCAATCAAGAGAGAATCAAACCGAATAAGTTTTCGATGACACACATGACAGAGCTACGGATGCTTTATCACGCCCATCAGTTTTATTTCCTGAGATCGTTTGTACAAATAAGGACCATCTGCATCATGTTGCTCAAGATGTTTAATCATTCAACGGCCTCTCATTTTCCttcccccacccctcccctccctccctctttctcacaAACACCCCGCACC is drawn from Thunnus thynnus chromosome 20, fThuThy2.1, whole genome shotgun sequence and contains these coding sequences:
- the prkcea gene encoding protein kinase C epsilon type, which gives rise to MPVFSGLLKVRVCEAVDLKPTPWALRHAVGKSGSFLLDPYLALNLDQTRLGQTATRTKTNSPAWHQEFCTEVREGRSLELSVFHDAPIGYDDFVANCTIQLEDLLQNGTRHYEDWIDLEPEGKVYVVIDLSGSSTEASGTNENEERVFRERIGPRRRQGAVRRRVHQVNGHKFMATYLRQPTYCSHCRDFIWGVLGKQGYQCQVCTCVVHKRCHELIITKCAGMKKQEDTPEEVGSQRFSVNMPHKFSIHNYKVPTFCDHCGSLLWGLMRQGLQCKVCKMNVHRRCETNVAPNCGVDARGIAKVLSDLGVTPDKISNTAQRRRKLTPGQDPPQSPPELSQTEDNSFSQPAVPTSPSQQDLAQLDRLQDTLSLDQQGPQHSSSSSSSNSTTSSSSSSSSGVRENGQSQRRSLKDFNFIKVLGKGSFGKVMLAELKGTEEVYAVKVLKKDVILQDDDVDCTMTEKRILALARRHPYLTQLYCCFQTRDRLFFVMEYVNGGDLMFQIQRSRKFDEPRSRFYAAEVTSALMFLHRNGVIYRDLKLDNILLDAEGHCKLADFGMCKEGIMNGVTTTTFCGTPDYIAPEILQELEYGASVDWWALGVLMYEMMAGQPPFEADNEDDLFESILHDDVLYPVWLSKEAVSILRAFMTKNPAKRLGCVVSQGCEEAIKTHPFFREIDWVLLEQRKVKPPFKPRIKTKRDVNNFDQDFTKEDPVLTPTDEAIIRQINQEEFKDFSYCAPEETQT